A window from Pseudomonas sp. Tri1 encodes these proteins:
- a CDS encoding diguanylate cyclase: MNDSIDLNEFHWLLAVVQSIDVGVVVLDRDYRVQVWNTFMENRSGVQPKDAHNQLIFSLFPEIDRQWFSRKVESVATLGTPAFTVWEQRPYLVRFENYQPITGSEEFMYQNTTLLPLRSPDSKINHICLVIYDVTDVATNRHQLQAANAQLQQLSSTDRLTGLYNRGHWEESLRAAYARHQRYGNAVSLVMLDIDHFKRVNDTYGHQAGDKVIEHVARLLREHARDSDVVGRYGGEEFGVVLSDTDSTGAHTFAERMRHSVEALEVVYNDQRIRFTISLGVADLSQPSNSHADLIARADQALYTSKKTGRNRVTVYEQV; encoded by the coding sequence ATGAACGATTCTATTGATCTGAACGAATTTCACTGGTTGCTTGCCGTCGTTCAGAGTATCGATGTCGGCGTGGTGGTGCTCGATCGCGACTACCGCGTGCAGGTCTGGAACACCTTCATGGAGAACCGCTCCGGGGTGCAGCCGAAGGATGCCCACAATCAACTTATTTTCAGCCTGTTCCCCGAAATCGATCGTCAGTGGTTCAGTCGCAAGGTGGAAAGCGTCGCCACCCTGGGCACTCCAGCGTTCACGGTGTGGGAGCAACGTCCGTATCTGGTACGGTTCGAGAACTATCAGCCGATCACCGGCAGCGAAGAGTTCATGTACCAGAACACCACCCTGCTCCCGCTGCGCTCGCCCGACAGCAAAATCAACCACATCTGCCTGGTGATCTATGACGTCACCGACGTCGCCACCAACCGGCATCAACTGCAAGCCGCCAATGCGCAACTGCAACAACTCTCCAGTACCGATCGACTGACGGGGTTGTACAACCGCGGTCATTGGGAGGAAAGCCTGCGGGCCGCCTATGCTCGACACCAGCGCTACGGCAACGCGGTGAGCCTGGTGATGCTCGACATCGATCACTTCAAGCGAGTCAACGACACTTACGGCCATCAGGCCGGCGACAAGGTCATCGAGCATGTCGCCAGGCTGCTGCGCGAACATGCGCGCGACTCCGATGTGGTCGGCCGGTATGGCGGTGAAGAGTTTGGCGTGGTGCTTTCGGATACCGACAGCACTGGTGCGCACACTTTCGCCGAACGCATGCGTCACTCCGTAGAGGCGCTGGAGGTGGTGTACAACGACCAGCGCATCCGTTTCACCATCAGCCTGGGAGTGGCCGACCTGAGCCAACCCTCGAACAGCCACGCCGACCTGATCGCCCGGGCGGACCAGGCGTTGTATACGTCGAAGAAGACCGGGCGTAACCGGGTGACAGTGTACGAGCAGGTTTAG
- a CDS encoding response regulator, producing the protein MARKQVLRALPADWPVSVTEATNGRQAMDAIRQGLGQVVLLDLTMPEMDGYQVLSALRAEGLKAQVIVISGDVQEEAVRRVHELGALAFLKKPFDENELRQTLSRLGLLAKPGQTPLQNRSVTHTAISFHDVFRETVNVAIGQAAALIAKVLGVFVQLPVPNVNILEVGELHMALNDASSSQQLTAICQGFIGSGIAGEALLMFHDSEISDIAQLMQRQSSDYSDLEMLLDLSSVLIGACLTSIAEQIDVGFSQGHPQILGQHAAIDELIRVNRKRWKKTLAVEISYSLEGHDIRFDLLLLFTEDSIERLTHKLAYLMN; encoded by the coding sequence ATGGCCCGTAAACAGGTATTACGCGCGCTGCCCGCAGACTGGCCGGTTTCGGTCACCGAGGCCACCAATGGCCGCCAGGCTATGGACGCCATACGCCAGGGGTTGGGACAGGTGGTGTTGCTCGACCTGACCATGCCGGAAATGGACGGTTATCAGGTATTGAGCGCATTGCGCGCCGAAGGCCTGAAGGCGCAAGTCATCGTGATCTCCGGTGACGTGCAGGAAGAAGCAGTGCGCCGCGTGCATGAGCTGGGTGCACTGGCATTCCTGAAAAAACCTTTCGACGAAAATGAGCTGCGCCAGACCCTCAGTCGATTGGGGCTATTGGCGAAACCCGGCCAGACGCCACTGCAGAATCGTTCGGTCACTCACACGGCCATCAGTTTCCATGATGTGTTCCGCGAGACAGTCAATGTCGCCATCGGTCAGGCCGCCGCCCTGATCGCCAAGGTATTGGGCGTTTTTGTGCAACTGCCCGTGCCCAATGTGAACATCCTCGAAGTCGGTGAGTTGCATATGGCGCTGAACGATGCCAGCAGCTCGCAGCAACTCACGGCTATCTGCCAGGGTTTCATTGGCAGTGGCATCGCGGGTGAAGCCCTGCTGATGTTTCACGACTCGGAAATCTCCGACATCGCGCAACTGATGCAACGTCAGAGCAGCGACTACTCCGACCTGGAAATGCTGCTGGACCTTTCCAGCGTCCTGATCGGCGCTTGCCTGACCAGCATTGCCGAACAGATCGATGTGGGATTCTCTCAGGGCCACCCGCAGATTCTTGGCCAACACGCGGCGATTGATGAGCTGATCCGGGTCAACCGCAAGCGCTGGAAAAAGACCCTGGCGGTGGAAATCAGCTACAGCCTGGAAGGGCACGATATTCGTTTCGACCTATTGCTGCTGTTCACGGAAGACTCCATCGAGCGGTTGACCCACAAACTCGCCTATTTGATGAACTGA
- a CDS encoding DUF2986 domain-containing protein, whose amino-acid sequence MNRRKKINQLLKAHAKKASAKLAPASKSRYISKADRLKLAAEASPDAIILPED is encoded by the coding sequence ATGAATCGTCGTAAGAAAATAAATCAGTTGCTCAAGGCTCATGCCAAAAAGGCCAGTGCCAAATTGGCACCGGCCAGCAAGTCCAGGTACATCAGCAAAGCCGATCGATTGAAACTGGCCGCTGAAGCCAGCCCAGATGCGATCATCCTGCCTGAGGACTGA